A genomic segment from Ciconia boyciana chromosome 5, ASM3463844v1, whole genome shotgun sequence encodes:
- the DCTN1 gene encoding dynactin subunit 1 isoform X3 encodes MSVEASSKPLKVGSRVEVIGKGHRGTVAYVGATLFATGKWVGVILDEAKGKNDGTVQGRKYFTCEENHGIFVRQSQIQVFEDGADTTSPETPESAALKVPKRDSADAAKASKLTSARRPKPTRTPNSAASSGTAGPSGSASASGGEMSSSEPSTPAQTPLVAPVIPTPSLTSPVAPPVPSPTKEEENLRSQVRDLEEKLETLKIKRNEDKAKLKELEKYKIQLEQVQEWKSKMQEQQADLQKRLKEAKKEAKDALEAKERYMEEMADTADAIEMATLDKEMAEERAESLQQEVDSLKEKVEYLTMDLEILKHEIEEKGSDGAASSYQVKQLEEQNARLKEALVRMRDLSASEKQEHVKLQKQMEKKNTELESLRQQREKLLEEVKQAEKTVDELKEQVDAALGAEEMVETLTERNLDLEEKVRELRETVGDLEAMNEMNDELQENARETELELREQLDMATARVREAEKRVEAAQETVADYQQTIKKYRELTAHLQDVNRELMSQQEASAEKQQQPPPEMFDFKIKFAETKAHAKAIEMELRQMEVQQANRHVSLLTSFMPDSFLRHGGDHDCILVLLLIPRLICKAELISKQAQEKFDLNENCTERAGLRGAAGEQLSFAAGLVYSLSLLQATLHKYEQALNKCSVEVYKKVGMLYPEMSVHERSLDFLIELLHKDQLDETVNVEPLTKAIKYYQHLYSIHLADQAEDCTMQLADHIKFTQSALDCMGVEVCRLRSFLQAGQEASDLAILLKDLETSCSDIRQFCKKIRRRMPGTDAPGIPAALGFGQQVSDTLLDCRKHLTWVVAVLQEVAAAGAQMIAPLAENEGLLAVKLEDLAFKASEQIYGTQGVNPYECLRQSCSILIATMNKMATAMQEGEYDADRPQTKPTPPADLRAAALRAEITDAEGLGLKLEDRETVIKELKKSLKIKGEELSEANVRLSLLEKKLDSASKDADDRVEKIQTKLDETQTLLKKKEKEFEETMDALQADIDQLESEKVELKQRLNNQSKRTIEGLRGAPASGVASIVSGIAGGVGAGQVTGGGSGPVQVKDSPLLLQQIDALQLSIKHLKNENNRLKGAQMKMELASLMPLQVPKISLPKNRQGEGLATQTLYRKTSQLLETLHQMSANAKVVDMKQTKSARSSSARLLEQTARLWTLKNSIDSLRDDTMREMVQQQLGAGVPTDFGVFPSSSFLKVLLHVLFEHAAGYALFAVREVEEISLLLPQVEESVLTLGKFHNVVKLAAFAPFRSAQSALENINAVSEGLLHEDLRLLLETSMPAKKKKALLGVADAKIGAAILEELGYQCQTGGVVAEILRGIRLHFHALVKGLTAQSASKAQLGLGHSYSRAKVKFNVNRVDNMIIQSISLLDQLDKDINTFSMRVREWYGYHFPELIKIVPENYTYCRLAKFIGNHKELSEESLEGLEEIVMDGAKAQAILEASRSSMGMDISPLDLINIESFSSRVISLSEYRKGLQEYLRSKMSQVAPSLSALIGEVVGARLISHAGSLTNLAKYPASTVQILGAEKALFRALKTRGNTPKYGLIFHSTFIGRAAAKNKGRISRYLANKCTIASRIDCFSEVPTSVFGDKLREQVEERLAFYETGEPPRKNLEVMKEAVVEASEVVAEVKRKQEKKEKKKKKREKRRLEALAAAAEEENDIEPKKKKKKKKQQQELEAELELEENGLEEEALPKKKRKLTVEADQEEEEEKKKKKKKKKEKARDLEED; translated from the exons CCCACCCGGACCCCCAATTCTGCAGCATCCAGCGGCACGGCTGGGCCCTCGGGCTCGGCCTCTGCCTCCGGCGGGGAGATGAGCAGCAGCGAGCCCAGCACGCCTGCTCAGACGCCGCTGGTGGCCCCGGTTATTCCAACTCCCTCCCTGACCTCTCCAGTGGCACCTCCGGTTCCCTCGCCCACGAAG GAGGAGGAAAATTTGCGTTCTCAAGTCAGGGACCTGGAGGAGAAATTGGAAACTCTGAAGATAAAGCGAAATGAAGACAAAGCAAAGCTTAAAGAGCTCGAGAAGTACAAgatccagctggagcaggtgcAAGAATGGAAGAGCAAAATGCAAGAACAACAGGCTGATCTCCAGAAACGTTTGAAGGAGGCCAAAAAG GAAGCCAAAGATGCCTTGGAAGCCAAGGAGCGCTACATGGAGGAGATGGCAGACACCGCCGATGCGATTGAAATGGCAACCCTGGACAAGGAGATGGCAGAAGAGCGAGCAGagtccctgcagcaggaggtggaCTCCCTGAAAGAGAAGGTGGAATATCTCACGATGGACCTGGAGATCCTGAAGCACGAAATCGAAGAGAAAG gcTCGGATGGAGCGGCATCCAGTTACCAAGTCAAACAGTTGGAAGAGCAAAACGCGAGACTCAAGGAAGCTCTCGTAAG GATGCGGGACTTGTCTGCATCAGAGAAGCAGGAGCACGTGAAGCTTCAAAagcaaatggagaagaaaaacacagagctgGAGTCCCTGCGTCAGCAGAGGGAGAAGCTTCTGGAGGAGGTGAAGCAGGCGGAGAAAACGGTTGATGAGCTAAAGGAGCAG GTGGATGCTGCTCTGGGTGCTGAAGAGATGGTGGAGACTCTGACAGAGAGAAACTTAGACCTGGAGGAGAAGGTCCGAGAGCTGCGTGAGACTGTTGGGGACCTG GAAGCCATGAACGAGATGAATGACGAGCTGCAGGAGAACGCCCGGGAGACAGAGCTGGAGTTACGGGAGCAGCTGGATATGGCGACGGCGCGGGTCCGCGAGGCAGAGAAGCGTGTGGAAGCTGCGCAGGAGACCGTGGCCGACTACCAGCAGACCATCAAAAAATACAGAGAGCTGACCGCACACCTTCAG GACGTGAACCGAGAACTCATGAGTCAGCAAGAAGCATCTGCcgagaaacagcagcagcctcctcccGAGATGTTTGACTTCAAGATTAAATTTGCAGAGACAAAAGCCCATGCTAAG GCCATCGAGATGGAGCTGCGGCAGATGGAGGTGCAGCAGGCCAACCGGCACGTCTCCCTCCTCACCTCCTTCATGCCCGACAGCTTCCTGCGCCATGGAGGGGACCATGACTGcatcctggtgctgctgctcatCCCTCGGCTCATCTGCAAG GCTGAGCTGATCAGCAAACAGGCCCAGGAGAAGTTTGATCTGAATGAAAACTGTACGGAGCGCGCCGGCCTCAGGGGTGCTGCGGGAGAGCAGCTGAGCTTTGCTGCCGGGCTGGTCTATTCCCTGAGCCTCCTGCAGGCTACGCTGCACAAATACGAACA GGCCCTGAACAAATGCAGCGTGGAGGTGTATAAGAAGGTGGGGATGCTGTACCCCGAGATGAGCGTCCACGAGCGCTCGCTGGACTTCCTGATCGAGCTGCTGCACAAGGACCAGCTGGACGAGACGGTCAACGTGGAGCCGCTGACCAAAGCCATCAAGTACTACCAG CATCTGTACAGCATCCACCTGGCTGACCAGGCTGAAGACTGCACGATGCAGCTGGCCGACCACATCAAG TTCACCCAGAGTGCCTTGGACTGCATGGGGGTGGAGGTGTGCCGGCTGCGCTCCTTCCTCCAG GCTGGGCAGGAGGCGTCCGACCTCGCCATCCTCCTCAAGGACCTGGAGACCTCGTGCAGTGACATTCGCCAGTTCTGCAAGAAGATCAGGCGCCGCATGCCTGGGACGGACGCTCCGGGTATCCCTGCGGCGCTGGGCTTCGGGCAGCAG GTGTCGGACACGCTGCTGGACTGCCGCAAGCACCTGACGTGGGTGGTGGCCGTGCTGCAGGAGGTGGCCGCTGCTGGGGCGCAGATGATTGCTCCTCTGGCGGAGAACGAGGGGCTGCTGGCGGTGAAGCTGGAGGATCTGGCCTTCAAAGCGAGCGAGCAG ATCTACGGCACCCAGGGCGTCAACCCCTACGAGTGTCTGCGTCAGTCTTGCAGCATCCTCATCGCGACCATGAACAAGATGGCCACGGCTATGCAGGAGGGAGAATACGACGCGGATAGGCCACAGACCAAG CCCACCCCGCCTGCTGACCTGCGGGCAGCGGCTCTGCGGGCAGAGATCACCGAtgcggaggggctggggctgaagCTGGAGGACAGGGAGACGGTCatcaaagagctgaaaaaatcTCTCAAGATCAAG GGCGAGGAGCTCAGCGAAGCAAACGTGCGGCTCAGCCTCCTGGAGAAGAAGCTGGACAGCGCGTCCAAGGATGCAGATGACCGTGTGGAAAAGATACAGACAAAGCTGGATGAGACCCAGACGCTgctcaaaaagaaagagaa GGAGTTTGAGGAAACCATGGATGCTCTTCAGGCAGATATCGACCAGCTGGAATCGGAGAAGGTGGAGCTGAAGCAGCGCTTGAACAACCAGTCAAAGCGAACCATCGAGGGCCTGCGCGGTGCCCCTGCCTCTGGAGTTGCCTCCATTGTGTCTGGCATTGCCGGAG GTGTCGGTGCCGGCCAGGTGACAGGAGGTGGCTCAGGACCCGTCCAGGTGAAGGACTCGCCTCTTCTTCTCCAGCAAATTGATGCCCTGCAGCTTTCCATCAAGCACCTCAAGAACGAGAACAACCGGCTCAAG GGAGCCCAGATGAAGATGGAGCTGGCCAGCCTGATGCCTCTGCAGGTACCCAAGATCTCCCTCCCCAAGAACAGGCAGGGAGAAGGCCTGGCCACACAAACGCTGTATCGCAAGACCAGCCAGCTCCTGGAAACCCTCCATCAGATGAGCGCCAACGCCAAGGTCGTGGACATGAAGCAGACCAAGTCGG CGAGGAGCTCGTCAGCgcggctgctggagcagacgGCCCGCCTGTGGACCCTCAAAAACAGCATCGACTCCCTGAGG GACGACACCATGAGAGAGAtggttcagcagcagctgggcgCCGGCGTCCCCACCGACTTCGGcgttttcccctcctcctccttcctgaag GTGCTGCTCCACGTGCTGTTCGAGCACGCCGCCGGGTACGCGCTCTTCGCCGTGCGGGAGGTGGAGGAGatcagcctgctgctgccgcag GTGGAGGAGAGCGTCCTCACCCTCGGCAAGTTCCACAACGTGGTGAAGCTCGCGGCCTTCGCGCCCTTCAGGTCGGCCCAGAGCGCCCTGGAGAACATCAACGCCGTCTCCGAGG GGCTCCTCCACGAGGACCTGCGGCTCCTGCTGGAGACCTCCATGCCGGCCAAGAAGAAGAAGGCGTTGCTGGGAGTCGCAGATGCCAAGATCGGGGCCGCCatcctggaggagctgggctACCAGTGCCAGACCGGGGGGGTGGTGGCCGAGATCCTGCGGG GGATCCGCCTGCACTTCCACGCGCTGGTGAAGGGCCTCACCGCCCAGTCGGCTTCCAAGGCCCAGCTGGGCCTCGGCCACAGCTACTCCCGGGCCAAGGTGAAGTTCAACGTGAACCGCGTGGACAACATGATCATCCAGTCCATCAGCCTCCTCGACCAGCTGGACAAGGACATCAACACCTTCTCCATGCGCGTGCG GGAGTGGTACGGGTACCACTTCCCCGAGCTGATCAAGATCGTCCCGGAGAACTACACCTACTGCCGGCTGGCCAAGTTTATCGGGAACCACAAGGAGCTGAGCGAGGAGAgcctggaggggctggaggagatcGTCATGGACGGCGCCAAGGCGCAGGCCATCCTGGAAGCCTCCCGCTCCTCCATGG GGATGGACATCTCTCCCCTCGACCTCATCAACATCGAGAGCTTCTCCAGCCGGGTCATCTCGCTCTCCGAGTACCGCAAGGGCCTGCAGGAATATCTCCGCTCCAAGATGAGCCAGGTGGCTCCCAGCCTCTCGGCCCTCATCGGGGAGGTG GTGGGCGCCCGCCTCATCTCCCACGCCGGCAGCCTGACGAACCTGGCCAAGTACCCGGCCTCGACGGTGCAGATCCTGGGGGCCGAGAAAGCCCTCTTCAG GGCTCTGAAGACGCGAGGGAACACCCCCAAGTACGGGCTCATTTTCCACTCCACCTTCATCGGGCGAGCGGCCGCCAAGAACAAGGGGCGCATCTCCCGCTACCTGGCCAACAAGTGCACCATCGCCTCCCGCATTGACTGCTTCTCAG AAGTCCCCACCAGCGTCTTCGGGGACAAGCTGCGGGAGCAGGTGGAGGAGCGCTTGGCCTTCTACGAGACGGGGGAGCCACCCCGCAAGAACCTGGAGGTGATGAAGGAGGCCGTGGTGGAG GCGAGCGAGGTGGTGGCCGAGGTCAAGAGGAagcaggagaagaaggagaagaagaagaaaaagagggagaagcGGCGGCTGGAGGCCCTGGCTGCGGCCGCAGAGGAG GAGAACGACATAGAGcccaagaagaagaaaaagaagaagaagcagcagcaggagctggaggctgaattggagctggaggagaacGGGCTGGAAGAAGAGGCCTTGcccaagaagaaaaggaagctaACGGTAGAGGCTgaccaggaggaggaggaggagaagaagaaaaagaagaagaagaagaaagagaaggccAGGGACTTGGAGGAGGACTAG
- the DCTN1 gene encoding dynactin subunit 1 isoform X6: protein MSVEASSKPLKVGSRVEVIGKGHRGTVAYVGATLFATGKWVGVILDEAKGKNDGTVQGRKYFTCEENHGIFVRQSQIQVFEDGADTTSPETPESAALKVPKRDSADAAKASKLTSARRPKPTRTPNSAASSGTAGPSGSASASGGEMSSSEPSTPAQTPLVAPVIPTPSLTSPVAPPVPSPTKEEENLRSQVRDLEEKLETLKIKRNEDKAKLKELEKYKIQLEQVQEWKSKMQEQQADLQKRLKEAKKEAKDALEAKERYMEEMADTADAIEMATLDKEMAEERAESLQQEVDSLKEKVEYLTMDLEILKHEIEEKGSDGAASSYQVKQLEEQNARLKEALVRMRDLSASEKQEHVKLQKQMEKKNTELESLRQQREKLLEEVKQAEKTVDELKEQVDAALGAEEMVETLTERNLDLEEKVRELRETVGDLEAMNEMNDELQENARETELELREQLDMATARVREAEKRVEAAQETVADYQQTIKKYRELTAHLQDVNRELMSQQEASAEKQQQPPPEMFDFKIKFAETKAHAKAIEMELRQMEVQQANRHVSLLTSFMPDSFLRHGGDHDCILVLLLIPRLICKAELISKQAQEKFDLNENCTERAGLRGAAGEQLSFAAGLVYSLSLLQATLHKYEQALNKCSVEVYKKVGMLYPEMSVHERSLDFLIELLHKDQLDETVNVEPLTKAIKYYQHLYSIHLADQAEDCTMQLADHIKFTQSALDCMGVEVCRLRSFLQAGQEASDLAILLKDLETSCSDIRQFCKKIRRRMPGTDAPGIPAALGFGQQVSDTLLDCRKHLTWVVAVLQEVAAAGAQMIAPLAENEGLLAVKLEDLAFKASEQIYGTQGVNPYECLRQSCSILIATMNKMATAMQEGEYDADRPQTKPTPPADLRAAALRAEITDAEGLGLKLEDRETVIKELKKSLKIKGEELSEANVRLSLLEKKLDSASKDADDRVEKIQTKLDETQTLLKKKEKEFEETMDALQADIDQLESEKVELKQRLNNQSKRTIEGLRGAPASGVASIVSGIAGGVGAGQVTGGGSGPVQVKDSPLLLQQIDALQLSIKHLKNENNRLKGAQMKMELASLMPLQVPKISLPKNRQGEGLATQTLYRKTSQLLETLHQMSANAKVVDMKQTKSARSSSARLLEQTARLWTLKNSIDSLRDDTMREMVQQQLGAGVPTDFGVFPSSSFLKVLLHVLFEHAAGYALFAVREVEEISLLLPQVGPERPGEHQRRLRGAPPRGPAAPAGDLHAGQEEEGVAGSRRCQDRGRHPGGAGLPVPDRGGGGRDPAGDPPALPRAGEGPHRPVGFQGPAGPRPQLLPGQGEVQREPRGQHDHPVHQPPRPAGQGHQHLLHARAGVVRVPLPRADQDRPGELHLLPAGQVYREPQGAERGEPGGAGGDRHGRRQGAGHPGSLPLLHGDGHLSPRPHQHRELLQPGHLALRVPQGPAGISPLQDEPGGSQPLGPHRGGGGRPPHLPRRQPDEPGQVPGLDGADPGGRESPLQGSEDAREHPQVRAHFPLHLHRASGRQEQGAHLPLPGQQVHHRLPH from the exons CCCACCCGGACCCCCAATTCTGCAGCATCCAGCGGCACGGCTGGGCCCTCGGGCTCGGCCTCTGCCTCCGGCGGGGAGATGAGCAGCAGCGAGCCCAGCACGCCTGCTCAGACGCCGCTGGTGGCCCCGGTTATTCCAACTCCCTCCCTGACCTCTCCAGTGGCACCTCCGGTTCCCTCGCCCACGAAG GAGGAGGAAAATTTGCGTTCTCAAGTCAGGGACCTGGAGGAGAAATTGGAAACTCTGAAGATAAAGCGAAATGAAGACAAAGCAAAGCTTAAAGAGCTCGAGAAGTACAAgatccagctggagcaggtgcAAGAATGGAAGAGCAAAATGCAAGAACAACAGGCTGATCTCCAGAAACGTTTGAAGGAGGCCAAAAAG GAAGCCAAAGATGCCTTGGAAGCCAAGGAGCGCTACATGGAGGAGATGGCAGACACCGCCGATGCGATTGAAATGGCAACCCTGGACAAGGAGATGGCAGAAGAGCGAGCAGagtccctgcagcaggaggtggaCTCCCTGAAAGAGAAGGTGGAATATCTCACGATGGACCTGGAGATCCTGAAGCACGAAATCGAAGAGAAAG gcTCGGATGGAGCGGCATCCAGTTACCAAGTCAAACAGTTGGAAGAGCAAAACGCGAGACTCAAGGAAGCTCTCGTAAG GATGCGGGACTTGTCTGCATCAGAGAAGCAGGAGCACGTGAAGCTTCAAAagcaaatggagaagaaaaacacagagctgGAGTCCCTGCGTCAGCAGAGGGAGAAGCTTCTGGAGGAGGTGAAGCAGGCGGAGAAAACGGTTGATGAGCTAAAGGAGCAG GTGGATGCTGCTCTGGGTGCTGAAGAGATGGTGGAGACTCTGACAGAGAGAAACTTAGACCTGGAGGAGAAGGTCCGAGAGCTGCGTGAGACTGTTGGGGACCTG GAAGCCATGAACGAGATGAATGACGAGCTGCAGGAGAACGCCCGGGAGACAGAGCTGGAGTTACGGGAGCAGCTGGATATGGCGACGGCGCGGGTCCGCGAGGCAGAGAAGCGTGTGGAAGCTGCGCAGGAGACCGTGGCCGACTACCAGCAGACCATCAAAAAATACAGAGAGCTGACCGCACACCTTCAG GACGTGAACCGAGAACTCATGAGTCAGCAAGAAGCATCTGCcgagaaacagcagcagcctcctcccGAGATGTTTGACTTCAAGATTAAATTTGCAGAGACAAAAGCCCATGCTAAG GCCATCGAGATGGAGCTGCGGCAGATGGAGGTGCAGCAGGCCAACCGGCACGTCTCCCTCCTCACCTCCTTCATGCCCGACAGCTTCCTGCGCCATGGAGGGGACCATGACTGcatcctggtgctgctgctcatCCCTCGGCTCATCTGCAAG GCTGAGCTGATCAGCAAACAGGCCCAGGAGAAGTTTGATCTGAATGAAAACTGTACGGAGCGCGCCGGCCTCAGGGGTGCTGCGGGAGAGCAGCTGAGCTTTGCTGCCGGGCTGGTCTATTCCCTGAGCCTCCTGCAGGCTACGCTGCACAAATACGAACA GGCCCTGAACAAATGCAGCGTGGAGGTGTATAAGAAGGTGGGGATGCTGTACCCCGAGATGAGCGTCCACGAGCGCTCGCTGGACTTCCTGATCGAGCTGCTGCACAAGGACCAGCTGGACGAGACGGTCAACGTGGAGCCGCTGACCAAAGCCATCAAGTACTACCAG CATCTGTACAGCATCCACCTGGCTGACCAGGCTGAAGACTGCACGATGCAGCTGGCCGACCACATCAAG TTCACCCAGAGTGCCTTGGACTGCATGGGGGTGGAGGTGTGCCGGCTGCGCTCCTTCCTCCAG GCTGGGCAGGAGGCGTCCGACCTCGCCATCCTCCTCAAGGACCTGGAGACCTCGTGCAGTGACATTCGCCAGTTCTGCAAGAAGATCAGGCGCCGCATGCCTGGGACGGACGCTCCGGGTATCCCTGCGGCGCTGGGCTTCGGGCAGCAG GTGTCGGACACGCTGCTGGACTGCCGCAAGCACCTGACGTGGGTGGTGGCCGTGCTGCAGGAGGTGGCCGCTGCTGGGGCGCAGATGATTGCTCCTCTGGCGGAGAACGAGGGGCTGCTGGCGGTGAAGCTGGAGGATCTGGCCTTCAAAGCGAGCGAGCAG ATCTACGGCACCCAGGGCGTCAACCCCTACGAGTGTCTGCGTCAGTCTTGCAGCATCCTCATCGCGACCATGAACAAGATGGCCACGGCTATGCAGGAGGGAGAATACGACGCGGATAGGCCACAGACCAAG CCCACCCCGCCTGCTGACCTGCGGGCAGCGGCTCTGCGGGCAGAGATCACCGAtgcggaggggctggggctgaagCTGGAGGACAGGGAGACGGTCatcaaagagctgaaaaaatcTCTCAAGATCAAG GGCGAGGAGCTCAGCGAAGCAAACGTGCGGCTCAGCCTCCTGGAGAAGAAGCTGGACAGCGCGTCCAAGGATGCAGATGACCGTGTGGAAAAGATACAGACAAAGCTGGATGAGACCCAGACGCTgctcaaaaagaaagagaa GGAGTTTGAGGAAACCATGGATGCTCTTCAGGCAGATATCGACCAGCTGGAATCGGAGAAGGTGGAGCTGAAGCAGCGCTTGAACAACCAGTCAAAGCGAACCATCGAGGGCCTGCGCGGTGCCCCTGCCTCTGGAGTTGCCTCCATTGTGTCTGGCATTGCCGGAG GTGTCGGTGCCGGCCAGGTGACAGGAGGTGGCTCAGGACCCGTCCAGGTGAAGGACTCGCCTCTTCTTCTCCAGCAAATTGATGCCCTGCAGCTTTCCATCAAGCACCTCAAGAACGAGAACAACCGGCTCAAG GGAGCCCAGATGAAGATGGAGCTGGCCAGCCTGATGCCTCTGCAGGTACCCAAGATCTCCCTCCCCAAGAACAGGCAGGGAGAAGGCCTGGCCACACAAACGCTGTATCGCAAGACCAGCCAGCTCCTGGAAACCCTCCATCAGATGAGCGCCAACGCCAAGGTCGTGGACATGAAGCAGACCAAGTCGG CGAGGAGCTCGTCAGCgcggctgctggagcagacgGCCCGCCTGTGGACCCTCAAAAACAGCATCGACTCCCTGAGG GACGACACCATGAGAGAGAtggttcagcagcagctgggcgCCGGCGTCCCCACCGACTTCGGcgttttcccctcctcctccttcctgaag GTGCTGCTCCACGTGCTGTTCGAGCACGCCGCCGGGTACGCGCTCTTCGCCGTGCGGGAGGTGGAGGAGatcagcctgctgctgccgcag GTCGGCCCAGAGCGCCCTGGAGAACATCAACGCCGTCTCCGAGG GGCTCCTCCACGAGGACCTGCGGCTCCTGCTGGAGACCTCCATGCCGGCCAAGAAGAAGAAGGCGTTGCTGGGAGTCGCAGATGCCAAGATCGGGGCCGCCatcctggaggagctgggctACCAGTGCCAGACCGGGGGGGTGGTGGCCGAGATCCTGCGGG GGATCCGCCTGCACTTCCACGCGCTGGTGAAGGGCCTCACCGCCCAGTCGGCTTCCAAGGCCCAGCTGGGCCTCGGCCACAGCTACTCCCGGGCCAAGGTGAAGTTCAACGTGAACCGCGTGGACAACATGATCATCCAGTCCATCAGCCTCCTCGACCAGCTGGACAAGGACATCAACACCTTCTCCATGCGCGTGCG GGAGTGGTACGGGTACCACTTCCCCGAGCTGATCAAGATCGTCCCGGAGAACTACACCTACTGCCGGCTGGCCAAGTTTATCGGGAACCACAAGGAGCTGAGCGAGGAGAgcctggaggggctggaggagatcGTCATGGACGGCGCCAAGGCGCAGGCCATCCTGGAAGCCTCCCGCTCCTCCATGG GGATGGACATCTCTCCCCTCGACCTCATCAACATCGAGAGCTTCTCCAGCCGGGTCATCTCGCTCTCCGAGTACCGCAAGGGCCTGCAGGAATATCTCCGCTCCAAGATGAGCCAGGTGGCTCCCAGCCTCTCGGCCCTCATCGGGGAGGTG GTGGGCGCCCGCCTCATCTCCCACGCCGGCAGCCTGACGAACCTGGCCAAGTACCCGGCCTCGACGGTGCAGATCCTGGGGGCCGAGAAAGCCCTCTTCAG GGCTCTGAAGACGCGAGGGAACACCCCCAAGTACGGGCTCATTTTCCACTCCACCTTCATCGGGCGAGCGGCCGCCAAGAACAAGGGGCGCATCTCCCGCTACCTGGCCAACAAGTGCACCATCGCCTCCCGCATTGA